In Lathyrus oleraceus cultivar Zhongwan6 chromosome 2, CAAS_Psat_ZW6_1.0, whole genome shotgun sequence, the DNA window AGACTAACAAAAGAACGTATGAGTTGCTTCATATGGAAGGAACTGAAAGTGTGGCTTATTTTTTCACTAGGGTTACGAAATTGGTGAATCAAATAAAGATgtgtggagaagtgttgacattAAGATCAGTTGCtgcaaagatcttgaggtcattggctccaaaattCGACCATGTGATAGTAGCCATAAAAGAGTCGAAATATTTGTTAACCGTGACAAAAGAAAAGCTTCAAAGGACACTTGAACCTCATGAACGAATAATGGTTGAAAGACCAGCAAGCAAGTCGAAAGGTGATGTTGCTCTACATGCACAATCAACAAAAGATAAGAAAGCCAAAGGAAGTTGGAATGGTGACAAAGGTAGAGGTGGTTACAACAACTTAAATGGCAGAAGTCATCAAAAAGAACGAAATTCGTCAAACTAGAGAAGACCCTCAAACCAAGGCAACCACAtaggtggtgttgcaggtagaggaaaaGATGGTGGAAGGAAACCTGACAAGATCCACATTCAGCATTTCAATTTCGAGAAGTATGGTTACTACACTAGTGTTTATCctgaaaacaaaataaataatcAGGAAAATGATGCAAGGATTGTAAGACacgaagaagaagagatgttgctAACGGTCACAATAAAAGAGGATGAAATATGtaaggaccaatggtacttggatTCAGGTTGCTCATCAAATATGATTGAAAGGAAAGATTGGGTTGTCAATATAAGCCCCTCAATGAAGAACAAGGTGAGATTCACAAATGACAATACCCTAGTCGTTGAAGGTGGtcagaaaaatagcaagtgtactatttttcctttgTAGTAATAATGAGGAAAGTTCCCTGAATGTTGATCTCAAGGATTGTTTGAAAATATTGAGTTCCAATTGTTGttcaattaaataaaaactaaGGTTGGGTATTTTTGGTGcgaatatataaaaataattgcAATTAAAATAAATAGTGCAGAGAATGGATTTGAAAGATACGAGAGTAATATGTTAGGGAATGTGTGTGATTTTTCCCtataacaactctgagtcactatttcaataataaatatcaattaattaGTACCAATTCTTAAGGATGTTTTCTCCTAATGCCTTAGTGAGAAAATCTTTAATCATTCATACCTAATCTCTATGTCCATAGAAATTAACCGGTGAAATTAAGTATTATTATTTCAAGAACAATTTGATTTctacagggtatccctagtcctaggtaaTATCTATTATAGAATAATATCATGAAAGCATTATCAAAGGTGATCCAACCTAATTAATAATCATATAACAATCTCAATTATTCTGAAAGAGAAAGTGTTAATGACATCACGAGAATAAGTTAATTACGAAAAACAATATTGTTATTGCAAAtataaactcaaagtcattacagattcaagttagggacaccccctagtattgggggatttagctactcatagtattcaagcaaatcaaaatataaaatgtAGACATTACAAGTATTCATATGAAACTTGACCTTCAGttgcttccgctcatgaaaatctCGTCTCCCCCAAAACCTTGATTTCGCCAATTCTGAATCATGTGATTTTTCCTCTTAAAAAAAGTGTCCTTTCTTGTCTGAAAAACTCCCCTTTAATAGAAAAGTATTCCTCTCTCCTCAAACAGATCCACAAAAGTCAATAACATCAGCTTTCCATTTGACCAAAATGCCCTTCATTTAAGATTGACAAAAGAAAAGACAAAATGGGTTTTTTTGCACGCATGCCTGCTACGGCCCGTAGTCGGTGTTATAGGTGGCCGTAGCAGGCTACTGTCTCTGATGATCATGTCCATGCCTCTCTACTACGGCCCGTAGCAGGTGCTACGGCTAATAGCAGGTGCTACGGGCGGCCGTAACAGGACACTGTTTCTATAATATCTGGCCTTTGTTCCAAACCTTCCATTACGGTGCGtagcaggtgctacgggtggccTTAGTGGGCCTCTGTTTTGGATGGACTTTTGATCTATTTAGACCTCTCTTCTACGGCCTATAGCAGGTGTTACAGGTGGTCGTAGCAGGCCTACTGAAGCGTGGGAAACTTCTCTAATTCTTTGCGATTCTCCTTAGCTTCTACATCCGATTGTACTTGAATATCTATTTGAACCTGAAAGAAACTAATAACACATAACCCAAGCATAAAATGAGGAAAATGGAAACAAACTTAATAAACACGGTGAAAAGATTAAATGATGCTAACGGTAAAAGAAGGTGTAAAAACCACTTAATCTGTATACAAAATACAACTAACTCGCCTACTTTCACCTGTTAACATGATTATAATTatagcataaatggtgactgatcacaaccccaaacttagcttgtcTCTTGTCCTCAAGCAACTTTAAGGACAAAGAACTCATGTCACTCCCAATTGAAAGAACACCTTTCATATGCCACCATACCTCTAAGATCTTTCATGACCCTCATTTGTTGATGGCTTTGGTTTTTGCTAGATTACCGAGGTCAATTAATTGACCACATCTTCACTTGAAAGTACTTCTTCACCTGTCAGCTCAATTCACACTCACCAAATATCTTAGGTGTTAATGTGTTCTACACTCAAACTTCATAGTACACAATACCATACCATAGGCTTGAATAAATTCTCTTTTAAATCAAGGTGCACGACACCCACACTATTTCAGGTCTTTATGATTGTAATTGGGCTATGGTTAAAGTGGTATGATTTTGGAAAAGTAGGCTAAGGTTCAGAGTCAATAAAATCGTTATCTTCACTATGTTTATTCTGATGGATTAGTGCTGGAACTATTTCTTGCAATCGTCCTTTAGGATTTGTCTTTATTTCAATATCCGTTGACTTCTCCTTCTTTCAAGTGCCCTGATGATTATTTTTCTATGGTtctttgatttttcaaattttcatcttttctttttcttctctTATTTTTTTTCAATCATCGGGTGCCTTCATTTGTACTGAAGCTTCAcagctaccccaaacttaaaggttgttATTCCAATAGCAACCTCAAACTTAGAATGAACATGGATATGATAACTCACAAAAATACCATGAACATGGCGGGGGAATGTTTGAGCCATGGGTTAATATTATGTGGATTTTCAAACAAACAAATGGTTAaaggctcaaatggggttaacaatggataataataaaaggatggctagaaaggctcaggggTAGAAAAATGTGCCTTAGTGTATGTAATCATGCACCCGAAATCAGAAAAGAACGTACACAAGTTCTGAATGATAAAAACATACTTGAGTGCTCCCTTATGATGTACATTGTGTTTGGGGTAGAGCTGACAACCTCCACAGTACCTCTTGCTCGATGTGGATTCTCAATGAGTTTTAATAAACATACTCAACTTTTAATGCAACTCAATCAAACCAATCATATCATTTAGAAgtatataaaaaatattttggcGAGTTAACTTGCATAGAGGACACACATTCCTTCAGTTTGGTTACTTTTCACACAACCACTAAAGCTACAATTACCATATTACTAGATGGAAGTAAACAATCATAAAATGAACCACTTAAagcaaacaaaacaaaaaaattaatataaaacTGAAACTAAAACTAAAATTTACGAATACTTtccttgggttgcctcccaagcagcgctcTTTTATTGTCATTAGCTTGATGCCTTATTCCCTCTGTTATGGGGGGTACTTCAGCTTCCGCACCTTGTTGCACTTCTTTTCCATAACTAAGAAATCGTCTTTTTCAGAGGTATGGATTCCTTTGTGCCACAAGTCCTTTCCAACTTCCACATCCTTACCTCAATATTGCTTTCTCTTCTTTATCATGGCTTTTGGAATGGAAATAGGAGTTTTTTCACTCGGGGTTGCTCATGGAGGTGAAAGCAGTTGAGATGGCCTTCTTGAGTCTTTTTTCTGATGTTGGCATGTCACTTTGGCCTTTCACATCTGTCCTGATCATGCCTACTTCATAGTGATTTTGTTTTTCCACCTATAGCTTCAAAATTTCAAGAACATTCAAggttatttcatcatcataaactTTTAAAGTTAGTGTATTGTGGTCTATGTCGAAATCGCATCGACTTGTCCGCATGAATGGTCGACCAATAATGATTGGTGTCACTTCATCCTCAGGTATGTCTATGATCACAAAACCAACGGGAAAACTAAATTTCTCTATTGTCACCAATATGTCTTCCGCTATCCCATATGCATTCTTTATGGAGTGATATGCAAACTTCATATTTGTTCTTGTATCACATACATTTCCAAGACCAAGCCTTTGGTAGATTGACAATGGCATTAGACTCACACTGGCTCTAGAATCAATTAGTACCTTCTTGAAAGATATGTCTTTTATAGTGCATAGGATTGTGACCTCTCCAGGATCCTTCTGCTTGCTTGGGATTCTCCTACTTGGTGATATTTCACTACGCTTTTCATTAAAGGCTACCAACCCATCTTCTATTGGTCTCTTTTCAGTGATTACCTCTTTCATGAATATTTTGTACATGGGAATTTACTCGAGTGCTTCAAAGAAAGGCATATTGCTATCTATCTTTTTGAACACTGTGATGAATTTCTCAAGGTTTGTCTCTCTTGgatccttctttgtcactctctaAGGGTAGGGTAACTTAATCACAAGTTTAgcctcttttttatttttctcttcaattGGATTTACTAGTGGTATcacttcttctttttctttcttattttcCCTCACTTCCATAACTACCTCCATGACATGGTCATCCTTTGTTGCCCTCTCTTCTTCATCTTTAAAACCTTTCTGACTTCTTGTCGTGacaacattaacattctcatgaCTTCTAGGATTTTGTACTGTTTCACTTGGGAGGGAACCTTGTGCTCGAGAACCTGTTatttgttgtgctatctgacccatcTGAACTTCAATATGTTTGATAGAAGCGACAATGTTCCTCTGATTAtttcttgtttcttcttggaattCATAATTTTAAGCTGACATCTTTTCAAACGCAAGTTCCCAATTGGCCTTTTTGGGTGCTTGTTGCTGATATTACTGTGGTTGGTTGTGATATTAAATGGGACCCTGCTTTTGAACATTCCCTTGCTGATCTTTCCAGGAAAAttttggatgattcttccagcCTGGATTATAAGTGTTAGAATAAGGGTTGTTCTGCTTTAGAAATTTTATCTCTTCCATTTGTTGCGTGGTTGCAACACATTATATAGTTAAATGAGGCCCGCCACAAATTTCATAACCGACATCTTGGACCGGTTGAATTTGAGCTATCTGTTGCGTACCAACATTCATTTCTCTAAGTTTCTTTTCAACTTTTGCAGCAATTGTGTCTTTTATCCTTATTTTATTGGTTTCAAGATTCAGATCAATAACTCTTTCATATTTACTTGAACACCTATCATATAACTCCAAATGCTCATTTGTAGCTATTGCCTCAATGATCTTTTCAATACTTGTGTGTCACACCCCAAATTTTACCCCTAGATTTCATAATCATTTTCCCCATAGACATCATTCATGCATAGCTAACCTCAAGATCAAGATATGTCTGGTTTGTTTCATCTATAAATTAGGGTTTTCCTCAAAGAGCTCAAAGGATCGATCAGTCAAATATTTGGATTGATCACCAATAAATCAAGTTGATCATTTccatagtattgcaaatcaacaaaagcaagggcggtttcgaacacttttttgacaaaaaggagtgaaagatgcccacatttgatagctcaaataagcaaacttgggcatctaacagGGGTCAAATTGTTTTGGCTTCCCTCCTTTTCTAGAATGGGTATCTATCTCAAGTAGATATGGGGTGGTTCTTTTGTGAATTTGTGGTACCCTTATAATGCTACTCGATGTTGGATTGGCTCTCGGTGTTAACTATGTGTAGCAtctcaaatttgcacctatcattgtacatacattctcatattaggtcatagcattaacatggtccactgcatagcattgcattgtccctttgcctcaagtgcaaaccattcagaagaattaggtcaaactggtcaggaggtcagtcaatcaagcaagtcagtgcaattttcattgatccaaggccctagggttggtccaacatgttcacatgacctaggggtcctttggaagtggtttggtcaaagattggatgctcagaagtcatcagtcaatgcacagtttaccagaaaccctaaaaagtcaattgttggtcaactgtgcctgattttatggttttgatggtgggaattggtttgatagggcttattcatgtccatataagcctaatataacatgtcaaacatcatcatggaagaatttgaagccagacaagaaatttccaaaaatagaaagttgacctgtaattggaatttgccaaaaatggaaagtcttgatcctcaaacttacatcatgataaaagcttaaaatgaattttttcccaacatgaaagttgaagatcttgttctcccatttccaaaaagtccaagaacactcaattcccatgtatggttggcaagttatgatcaaatcattctcacaaatttttgaacttcaaaaggccatatctctcaaaccatttggccaaattgggtggggttttttgcaacaagtcacatttgatcccctctttccaaaaatttcatcatcattcaccaaaacatcaccaatcaaaatggcacttttggaAGTAACTTGAATTATTTTAAGTGAAGTGAAAaattgacttttcaaaataaccattttcAATCACTTTTACCAATTGGAATAGTTCAGATATCATATTTAGACTTTGTTGGaagcccaatttcgtgcactTTCATGCACCTCCATGTAAATTGGTGGATTTTTAGCAAAATGGTCCAAAAGCTTCATTTAACCAAATTTGGATTACCACAGAACTTAATCATGCTTAGCAAACTTAAACAGCATACATATATCACATTTTCTGCCAAACAGAACCCTAGCAGCcaacattcaaaacagaaaattCCATTTCTCTCAATTCatcattttcttcattttaaacTTTTCTGAAAAAAATTGCCAAAGGTCTCGAGCTTGGTTGGTTGCTGCATGATATACCAtcattttcaaactcatttcaagcCTCAAGCCACCACTGTTTCACCATTTTCCACGACTGTCTCAACAACCTCCATTCATGGCAGATTTGGTTTAAGGTTTTTTTCAAGACTGTTGAGCTAAAACTCCTTGTGCATTCATCATTTGGAACTCGAAGCAACATCTGTTTCAACAAGTCACCACCAAATCATTACTgtttcatcattttcttcaaGATCAAGTAAGAATTCGATTTTCATTATTTGCAAAACTATGCTATGCATTAGATAGATCTCCTTGCCATGAACATGATGAACTTTGAATTACTGAAAATGATTGAGTGATGAGTGAGTAATCTGGCTTTAAAGTTTTATGTTCAAACATGTTTTTGCTTGGTTCTTGCTTACTAGCTTGATTTAGGATAAATGGTTGTGGATTCATGATGAGGGATGCTTGATGGTTCTATTGGTATGTTCGATTTCATTTTCTGGGCAATTTCTTTTTTCACGAGTTGGATGATGAAGATGAACATCTTGCTGTTCATAAACCCTAGATAATTTCCAGATTTCTTTTCCTGAACATGTTGCATGAGCTTTGTACTGTTTGATTGCCATAACCAATGCCTGGTCGCCACGTTTATTTTCAAcacgcaccgtttcattaaaatTTCCAACTATTTACTGAAATGCCACTCCGTGTCCAATTAACCATTAAATCATGTTTATTCCAATTATTTCTTCAATAATTATTCCATTTTGATGCTCACCTTCCAAAATTCATAGCTcatccatttttaatccaaaattcatgagacTTTTTGCATATTGTTCCTCTCAATCTCTACTTATTTATCgtgatttttcctgattttttttgagaaatggatttttaattgtgctagggtttgtgacatgtatccattttttgtaccttttgccaaaacatttgtgaaatgatgatgctttgtccaatggctttgaaattatttgtgcttaaactagacatattcatgttgattttggtgtagagtttgtgaatttatcatctctggtttgtgagttatgatgttttgaattagggtgtgacaatttgtgtcacaccattgatgtgcaacttcatgattttctttaccatgcttcttgacctcaaattgctATGAATATTTTCATGATTGAACTtatgtatgtctagtttacatgtgatttttcttggaattgtttgtggcatttcctaattgtttgagatttttctcccctgtttggtcttatgttgactttttgtgacacatgttcccatttcatttgtgaaattctcatactttattggatgtacatgaaattttatatgtgattagtagacatcttaatattttccatggttttgatcccattcatttctcatatgctatcactgatttatgattttttcaagttgatgcatgtttggttgacttctttgagcatgtttggaattgccttgcctttctgattttcattgaccaccttctacttgtccaaatgagttgaaattggacatgcttaccatgctatggattatgtttgaccatgatttatttgatgattttttggaatgtttatgattggttttgacttaagtcttgctgttgacttctacgagcttccatatgccatgctttgatttaatttgttcatgaaatgatgatgatgattgatatgaatgtgaaaccaattgagtttgtttcttgattgtttgaaattgattttggacacttgccacttgctgttttgactttctcatccccttttgaccctaggcttgccctagtggtcctgttgctcacatttgagttcatgctttcaggttaagcaacgattacccaatgagaccaatacaaattgattgagtttgcctgttttatcatgactaacctatttgttttgtaggttgcttggctcacatgccttgagctttgtgcattgcacatttgtctgtttgtgTGACTGTTGACctttgtttcattttgatttaactttgacttgtgtactaatgttgtctgactggtttcaggtacttttagttgcttttagttccttgtgaactttgctttgctttgcttgataagcaatttgcattgaggtatactttctcatcttcatgtagtctggaagacctggcctgttacttggccaggcaactgtctgaagtcctccttaagaggcaatgtttgtgagtgtttaaaattgtccttgtacatatgcaaagacctcctaagtgaagaggcaattggcagaacccaagggatatgcaatctatcccctgctatactgtgtgtcactcaccttgctcacactacctgtgttgatgcatagtgagtaaaaacccaagatctatagagtctaacttgtggatagagttcttgctttctgaactcccacaccttctgatattcaaatgctctccctgaccagggataagagcaatgaggcacacccctcatctcctttcatctgcttcaccttagcccctcaatggcaaggttaagagcaccattaaccctattccagttggcttcaatgcctaacccttgtatgagccccttgtttgtgtatagtgtgtgctacttgtgcttgtgtgtttgtttgacttgcttcctgtgcaagttaggtttagtttagacttgcctcctgtgcaagttaggtgtggcttgcttcctgtgcaagtcatgtttaggataggttggctccctgtgccagttagctagaaaccttaacttagggacgatttttGCATGACgacatctaggctcgagtcgtagtctccctagtgttgtgtctccctctgttatctggttaggctagtcctttttccctgcgtaggggaactacgtcgccctgatcctcataccagatgaggtacgtaggcaggagatgagcagatctctccgggcacctgtgtctttgttttgtgttgttgtgtgcttggaagctgatgtaagtccatcgagtggcgttcgggttccagtgtgagtttgttttggttcggatgctaatgtaagcccagtgattggcattcaggctccacgtttgccttcttgtgtgtgttttggttcggatgttgatgtaagtccagtgattggcattcaggctccccgtttgcctttgcctgtgtttgtttgtgtgcgtgttagccgagctacggatgctctgattctccttcgtccaaaggagatacgtatgcataggatgcgatatcctagcgagcatgtgtcgtttccccagtccgaactacttagactctgatgtctatgcttgatagactaagtaggcccaggatgcgatatcctgccgagtccgtctTGTCTGTTTCctgtgtctccttcagccagtgtgtgtgtgtgtgagcagtgtttttagcaaccattttccttcctattatgcgtggatcccgtcgagtacgacggacgtgaggggtgctaataccttccccttgcgtaaccgactcccttaccctttctctttggtcgcgagaccatgtctttttccaggtttactctgagcgtttcctttccctcttttgggataaataacgcacggtggcggctctgttgttcttgttttcccgccggtttttcgcgtaatgcgacagctggcgactctgctggggatacagagaagttgacctgtgctggtccatcttccctaagcgagtctctcctagcgctctctaggttagggttttggttgctttgtgctgtgtttatttattgcattcattataTGTTCATTTCATTTACTATTTGCATCTATGTTTGTgattatgtttgcattcattcattattcatctgcctggctggttgtctgttttcctttgttggggtgggagtcacttgaggtaaaaggtccaatacctagaccatgagtgaaatctaggatgcttaggaatagagtgattcatgggaagcgggtggtattgcgccacttagcggaacattgatatcacgagcagttcagaccctggtgggatattgtcgttgcatacttcaggtgtgtatatgacagtattctgcgaaaggttatttatgctgtgtttctctcgaccttaccctggcctagacgacacccgtgagtggggaagggttgatcattacaagtactgttggtgacttatggttctgttggtgactttgggttcagacaacagtgtattcagttgaccttgggttttcaagttggatttgggttctgagtttaagactgaagcttcgacctagtgatcagaaTTGCACgaccagccagtccagtctgcatcatgtgcatcatagcatatttatttttcaaaagatacgcaatcaaaaaggaaaaaaaaaacaaaaaaattgaaaaaaaagaaaagaaaaaaactaatctctgcatgcatatcatttctcaggtacattccagagcttggtctactgatagagatggcaacagtcccagagccgaagcggaagacctgttcctacagctttcatcgtgagtCGTTGACTTCATTGATCGAGTTGGGTAGTCTTGTGACCAGTGATTAGCTGAAGGGTTTTGTTGGGCAATATGGAGACATCCTGACAGTGTTGAAGACAGTAGTTGATccggtgcctctgcagacacttcttcagttctatgacccggagctcAGATGTTTCACATTTCaagactatcagttggcgcctactctcgaggagtattctattctgttgagcatcccgattcagcatcaggttccctttctggacgtcccaaaggaggttgacttcagagttgttgccagagctctccggttgagtgtcaaggaagtttgtgataattggaagcccagtgggggagtagtgggtctgccgttgaagtttctcTTGAGGGTTGCTGGAGATGAAGCAGAGAaagggaattgggaagtttttcatgcccagcttgctgctatgatctatgggatcgtcctattcccaagcatgccaaatttcattgac includes these proteins:
- the LOC127123164 gene encoding uncharacterized protein LOC127123164; the encoded protein is MKEVITEKRPIEDGLVAFNEKRSEISPSRRIPSKQKDPGEVTILCTIKDISFKKVLIDSRASVSLMPLSIYQRLGLGNVCDTRTNMKFAYHSIKNAYGIAEDILVTIEKFSFPVGFVIIDIPEDEVTPIIIGRPFMRTSRCDFDIDHNTLTLKVYDDEITLNVLEILKL